One Solanum pennellii chromosome 9, SPENNV200 DNA segment encodes these proteins:
- the LOC107030640 gene encoding uncharacterized protein LOC107030640 isoform X2 — MQAPGGQADGEKQHVLGITRNLRDASTEQRRTSIRHEESKQHSKQKKGVPPNAAVRRKLSGMFDKSKLRIESYLVNVSSIWTLKLGLDSKPFPENMYRVSDLN, encoded by the exons ATGCAAGCACCAGGTGGACAAGCTGATGGGGAAAAACAACATGTTCTTGGGATCACTAGAAACCTTCGGGATGCTTCAACGG AGCAGAGAAGAACAAG TATCCGACACgaagagtccaagcaacatagCAAGCAGAAAAAAGGTGTCCCACCAAATGCAGCTGTACGAAGAAAGCTATCTG GCATGTTTGATAAAAGCAAGCTGAGAATTGAGTCGTATTTGGTGAACGTTTCTTCAATATGGACACTTAAATTGGGGCTCGACTCTAAACCCTTTCCTGAGAACATGTATAGGGTGTCAGATTTGAACTAG
- the LOC107030640 gene encoding uncharacterized protein LOC107030640 isoform X1 translates to MAYGKMQAPGGQADGEKQHVLGITRNLRDASTEQRRTSIRHEESKQHSKQKKGVPPNAAVRRKLSGMFDKSKLRIESYLVNVSSIWTLKLGLDSKPFPENMYRVSDLN, encoded by the exons ATGG CATATGGCAAGATGCAAGCACCAGGTGGACAAGCTGATGGGGAAAAACAACATGTTCTTGGGATCACTAGAAACCTTCGGGATGCTTCAACGG AGCAGAGAAGAACAAG TATCCGACACgaagagtccaagcaacatagCAAGCAGAAAAAAGGTGTCCCACCAAATGCAGCTGTACGAAGAAAGCTATCTG GCATGTTTGATAAAAGCAAGCTGAGAATTGAGTCGTATTTGGTGAACGTTTCTTCAATATGGACACTTAAATTGGGGCTCGACTCTAAACCCTTTCCTGAGAACATGTATAGGGTGTCAGATTTGAACTAG